The following DNA comes from Paraburkholderia sp. PGU19.
ATCGCGGGCGGGTCGCTCATGTCATTCCGATTTGCGCAAGACAGCGGCGACCTGTTGCGCGGCCCTTTCGATTTCCTCCTCGTTGAAAGGCGCGAAACCCATCACCAGACCCGGTTGATGACGATGGCGCTGCGTGTATCTGCCCAACGGCGCCGCGTCGATGCCCGCTGCTCTCAGCTTTTGGACGGCTGTATGCTCGTCGACCGAATGCAGCCGGCCAATCACGTCGAGCCCCGCAATGGCCGGCTGAACTTCGATCAGATCTTGCCAATGGTCCTGTGCCGCGCGCTCGAACGCATGCGCGCGGCGCGCATAGATCTTCCGCGTGCGGCGCACGTGCCGGTCAAAGTGGCCTTCGCCAAGAAAGTCCGCAAGAACGGCTTGCGTCAAACCATTCGCACTTCGCACGGTAAGGGACGCCGCGCGAACGAAAGGCTCGACCAGACGCGGCGGCAGTACCGCATAGGCGAGCCGCAGCGACGGAAACATCAGCTTGCTGAATGTTCCCGCCAATACGACGTGCTGATCGGCATCGGGAAGACTTCGCAACGCGGGCAGCGGATGCGAGCGAAAGCAATACTCGCTGTCGTAATCATCTTCGAAAATGATCGTGCCGTTCGCGGCGGCCCAGCGTAGCAGCGCGGCACGCCGTTCGTTCGACAATGGCACGCCGAGCGGTGCATGACGCGTCGGCGTCACATAGACGAGCGCGGCCGAAGGCGCGTCGCGTATGCCGTCGTGGACACGCAGACCGTCGTGATCGACGGGAACATCGACCACGTGCGCGCCGCTTGCGTGCATGATCTGACGCGCGCCCACGTAGCCGGGGTCTTCCATCCATACGGTGTCGCCCGGCCCCGTCAACAACCGCATGCAAAGGTCCAGCGCGTGTTGCACGCTACCGATGACGACGATCTGTTCCAGTGGTACCCGGACGCCACGCGCAATGGCGAGATGGTCGGCTATCGCGGCCCGCAGCGCAGGCAATCCGGCAGGACTCGTGTCATTGAGTGTGAGCAGACGCGAGGGCCGCAATTGCCGCACGTGCAACTGTCGCCATAAATCGATGGGAAAAAGACGTATATCGCCGCGATGCGGGAAGAAAGGCTGCGGCAACGCGTTCGTGCCCGAGAGCGGAAACGGTGGATCGTTTTCCCTGAGCCGCTTGATCCAGGGCGCGTGCGATGCTCGCGAAAAACCTGCATTCGCAGCAGTTGACGGTGCAGATATGGGTTTGGCAGGATGACGTTGGTCCGGCAACACCGCGCTGACTCGCGTGCCGCTTCCCGTGCGGGTTACCAGATAACCCTCGGACAACAATTGCTCGTACGCGGCCGCAACCGTGCCTCTCGCGAGATTGTATTGCTGTGCCAGTGTACGGGTGCCTGGGAGCACGCTGTCGCCGGGCAGGCGGCCACTAATGATCGCCAGCCTCAACGCTTCGTAGAGCCAACGCTGCAAGCCTTCTTTGGGATCGGGTGTACCCAAAGGCAGGGACCATACGATGGTCGACCTTTCGCGTCTATTCGTACCCGCCAGGGCGTCACACCGATCGTTCATAACATTTGCAGAGTCTATAGCTGGAGCGTGCGGTAGTAGTGAGATTGCGTGCTACTGACGCTAACGAGTGCGGCAATACGCAAATGGGAAATTCATTCCCTTATAGCCAAGACGTTTTATGCGCTGAGTTTGTGACAGCGGGAAACGCGATAGGGAAAGTGGACCAGTTTGCGAATCGAAAACCGGCACATTACATGCAAGCACTTTCATCGTACTGTCGTGACATCAATGGGCCGGTTTCGGTTGAAAAATCGTGACCGGCGAATCGCTCTACCGCTTTACACACTGTTGCGATGATGAACCTTCGACGCCAGGCTCCAAACGATGCGAACATTAGCGGCATCGTTGCTCCGCAGCCTCGCAAATTGCCGCGCCAGTCACGCGCAGCGCACACAATCGAAGCCTTGCTCGAGGCTGCCGTGCAGATCGTCACGGCGGATGGACCGCGAGCGCTGACGACGACCCGGGTCGCCAGGCGATCGGGCTTTGCAGTGGGGACGATTTACCAGTACTTCGCGAATAAGGACGAACTGATGGACGCGATGGTGCGTCGTCACGTCGACCATGTCGTGTGTTTTCTGGCGATCGCATGTCGCGATGCGCAAGGGGAATGTCTCGAAGAAATGATTGATGCGCTGGCGAATGCCTTCATTGCCGCGAATGCCGAACGTCCGCGTGAAGTTCATGCGATTCATGCCGTCTGGGCAAAGATCGGAAAAGCCGCACTGCTCCATGAAGGTTCTGCGCGCCTGCACCAAGCGACGCTCGACATGATCTCAAGCGTCAATGAGATGCAAGCGGCACGGCAGGAAACGATCAGTCATGCACTGGCTTCCATTCTGATCGGCATGCTCCTCGTACTTTTCGAACGTGGCATGGACGAAGCATTGATGGCCGTCATGAGGGAGCAACTTTCGAGGGTCCCTATCGCGGAAGCGATTGACGGCCACGATAGATTGACTAACTACTCAACGCCTCACGTCGCCAATGTTGTGACATGAATATCCCGCATACGCTCATCAGCATCGAAATGGCCAACGTCATCCAGTCGATCACGGCTGCCGGATCGGCGATCCGCAGTATGACCAGAGAAAGTGGCGGGCACAGATACGATATCGAACCGAGAAGCCCCAGATCGCAGAATCTGGATGCGTGATTCCACGCGACAAACGCTATTCCCAGCGGTCCCACGCCGATTGCCGCGATCCACGCAACATCGCGAGCGGACAGGTCGACTGACGGACCGGCCACGGCGTGCACGGCAAGCGCAGCGAGGCCGCTTGCAGCGCAGAACCCGCCGACGGCCCACGCGCTGTGTGCTTCGAACCTTGGTATGAGGAACGTATAACCCGCCCAGATGAGAGCGGCCGCAGCGGCGAAACCATATCCGATTGAATTGCGCGCTTCGAATGTGCCATTCGTCATGGGTTGCAGCACGAGCACCGCACATCCGCTGAAGCCGATCGCGCAGCAAGTCAGTTCGGCAAAGCATCCTCGCTTGCGTCCGCTGCAGACACTCGACATGAGGACGAGCAGAAACGGCCACGTGTAATTGATCAGGTTGGCAACGGGAACCGATCCATACGTGAATGATTTCAGCAAGCAAAAGTGATAGAGGAAAAGACAGCCGGACCCGAAGATAAACGTGGACCATCTGACCTTCCACGCGCTGATATGTCGGAGTGTGACGAGACTTCCGGCCACCAGTGCGAGCCCCGTGACCAGCAACGGAGGAAGATGCCGCAGTGGCATGCTCAGTGTTGCAAACGCAGACCAGAGAATGATCGCAGTGAACGCGGCAATATAAGGTCTCATTGTGCGCTCCTGCGCGACGTGCTCGTCACAATGTCATCCACCGCGCACTGAAGGTTCAGCATTCTTATCTGCTCGAGCATGAAGTCGATAAAGAGCCGCATCCGGGAAGGCATGTGCTGCTTGCTGAGATAGCACAGAAAATGGCTTCGATCGTCCGGTGCATATTGGTTCATGCAGGCGATCAGTCTGCCCGTCGCAATGTGATCGCAGGCCTGATAGCCGGCCACCTGCGCAATGCCATGGCCATCCAGGACTGCATTGAGCACGAGATCCGCGTCGTTGAAGGTCAGATGGGCGGTCGGCGCGTGTTTGATCAGATCGCCGGCCACCTTGAATTCCCATTCGTAGATTCTGCCGGACGAGAAACGGAAATTGATAGCGCGATGCCGTGGCAGATCCTGGATTTCCATCGGCAATCCGTTCTCCAGTACATACTCAGGAGAAGCGCAGAGAAGCATGTGCATGGGAATGATGCGGCGGGCAATGATCTGGCTGTCGTCCACGCGGCCGTTCCTGAATGCGATGTCGATACCGTCGCTCGTAAAGTTGGCCGGGCTATCGCACAGCATAAGGTCGATCGATACCTCCGGATACAAGCTCCGAAATCGGCTCAACAGCGGCGCGACGACTTTTCTTCCGAACCCTACAGTCGAACTGATCCGCAATAGGCCACGCGGCGGCCCGCCGCGCAGATCTCGCATTCGCTCGATCGCGTTCAGGATGCCGTCGATACCGGGCTTGCACGATTCGTAAAAGATCTCTCCTTCAGCCGTTAGTCCGACGCTGCGTGTGGTGCGTGAAAAGAGCTTGGTTCCGAGTTGCTGTTCCAGTTTCTGTATGTTCCGGCTTACGGATGATCGTCCAATGCCGAGACGATCTCCCGCCTTGGCGAAACTTTCTTCCTTCGCAACGGCGATGAAGGTCATGACGGCCGCGTAGCTCGTGGTGAAGCCTGCTGACAGCGTGTCCATAACCTCTTCCGGTGGCGAGCCTGAGTGATTGCGCATGGTCGATTCCATGAAGACGTTTTCCTCGCGAAGTCGATTCGACGCTGGTTTATAGTTGATTAAGCAGCGCTAGAGGCAAAACACTATGGACTTATCGCAAGCGCTAACAGCCGCTAACAACAAATAGCAGACAAAAGCGGCGGGATCGACGAACATTTGCGCACATTGATCCCTCAAGGAAATGGGATGCGTGATCGGGCAAACCGAATACGGAAGACCGCACAACAAGACGCGCAAGTGATTGCTTCATTTCTGCTGGCGCTCAATAACGCGGATGCCAGCGCGATGGCGGCGCTCTTCAGAGACGATGCGCTCGTCAACGATCAGCTTCGTGATTTTTGGGGACGCCCCGAAATTGAAGCGTGGATCGCGCGAGAAGTCATTGTCGACAATCTGAGAATCGAAGTTCTGCAGATGTCTCAGCACTATCGCGTGACGACGGTGGTTGGCGCCGTAACAGGTACATTCGACGCAAGAGGATTGCCGAATCCGCTGATCGTCAATCTTCACTTTTCGCTATTCAATGGAAAAATCGCACGACTCTTCATACTGCTCAACCGTCAGGTCGATACATTTCCCGACGTGCGAAGTCGTACCCTTAAAGCGATATAGCGCGTACGGAATCGGGCCGCTTACGGGTCCATGAAACTCAAAGTTTCAGTTTCTCTTGTTTAGTGGTTTGAAGGATTCGGTTTCGTGACTCGCTCAGATAGAATCGGTGCAGACCATGACTTCCAGCGAGACGATACTTGTTTTCCAGCTTATCGAAATTTGGAACGACGGCATCGCATTCAGTGACGACGAACTTTTCGTTCGGGCCGTTCTTCCTGTTTCCGGATAAGCGACTGCTTGTCTGTCATGGCAAGCAGGTCAAGCTGGGTAGTCGCGCGCTCGACATTCTGATTGCACTCGTGCGTCGTGCCGGAAGCGTCATCAGCGCGCGCGATCTTCTCGCGGAAGTATGGCGCGATACGGTCGTCGAAGAAGGGAGTCTTCGCTTTCATCTCGTCGCACTGCGCAAAGCGTTTGCCGATGGCGATCCGGGCGTCACGTATGTGATGAATGTACCCGGAAGGGGTTATACGTTTGTCGCGACCGTGACGCCGTGTGACGGGATTCAGTCGGGCGTCGAACTCAAGACCGCGCGGTCGGCTACGCGTGGTCAATCGCGGTTCGTGCATACGGGCGCCGCCATCGTTGGCCGGGAACGCGAAATAGAGCATATCGCCCAGCAACTCGAAGCGCACAGGTTCGTCAGTATTGTCGGTGCGGGCGGAATGGGTAAGACGACGGTTGCGAACGCGGTGATCGACCGGCTGCGCGCGGATTTCGACGGCAGGATCGTTTCCGTCGATCTCTCGGTGATTCAGGATTCGGAACTGATTTCGTCGACACTGGTGGCCGCGTTGCGTGAAGGGCAGGAAGCAGCCGCGTCGATCAGCGAAGTATGTGCGTCGATTGGCCATACCCGAATGCTCGTTTTTCTCGACTGCTGCGAGCATCTGATAGACGGTGTTGCTCAGGCTGCGCAAGTTCTCTATCGAAACGCGAGCGGCATTTATATTCTCGTGACGTCGCGGGAAATCGTGAATGTCGACGGTGAATTCGTATTCCGCCTGCCGCCGCTCGACGCGCCGCCACCGGGCGAGCCACTCAAAGCACACGATGCGCAACGCTATTCGGCAATCCGGTTGTTCGTCGAGCGCGTCGTGCAGGCGGGCTGCCGCTTCGAATTGACTGACGATAACGCGCAATCGGTGGGCAGGCTCTGCCGGGCTCTGGATGGCATTCCATTGGCGATTGAACTCGCCGCGCGACAGATGCCGACTTTCGGTCTCGTCGGGATTCTGGAACTGGTGGACAAGAAGAGCCGGCTCATGTGGCACGGACGCCGCACCGCCGTGCCGAGGCATCAGACGCTCGGCGCGACACTCGACTGGAGCTACGGGCTGCTGACCGGGCTGGAGCAGGTATGTCTGCGAAGGCTGGCGGTATTTGTCGGCTGCTTCGCGCTCGATGCGGCCGTGGCCGTGATCGGCGCAGAGGATATCGATCGCGCCGACGTGCTGAGAGCCATCAATCAACTGTCGAACAAGTCGCTTCTGGATGTGACGCCAGACGAGAGCGCAGTTCGCTACTTTCTGCTCGACACGACCCGTTCTTATGCGCGTGTGAAACTGGAAGAGGCTGGCGAGCTGGATCAGCTCTGCGCGCGCCACGCGTCATATTATGCGGCGGCGTGGCCCGCCGACGGCTTGCAGGAAAATGAAGGGGATAACTGGCTCGCCGATCTGGGCAATCTGCGCGCAGTGCTGGATTGGACGCTCATACGACAGCAGGACCTGGTGAAGGGCTGCAGGCTGGTCGCTTCATACGCAAAACTGCTGCTGCGAAAGTCGATGCTCGGCGAGGCCAGAAAATGGACTGGAATCGCGTTGTCGAACCTGGACGATGGCGAACGAGGAAGCTTGACGGAACTGGATCTCATTGCAGCCTATGGCCATACATTGCTGTTCACGGGCAACGACAGTGAAGAGGTTGGGCGCGCGTACGAGCGCGGCCTTTCCATTGCATTGTCGCTAGGCGACTCGGTTCGACATGACAGATTGCTGTGCGGGCTGATCATGTACCTTTACCGGACCAGCAATTTCGAGGGCGCCTATATGTTTGCGAGCGAAGCCGCGCAATGGATCATTGCGTGCGGCCGCGACGCTTCGACGGTTCAGTCGATGCTTGCTGTCACGTTGCATATGAAGGGCGAGATCGCGTCGTCATCCAGTCTCTGGGAGTCCGTGATTCTGTCGACCAGGGCGAATGGGGTAGATGTGGTGCAGCAGGCAGAATTCGGCACCAACCCTTACTTGCGTGCATTGAGCGGAAAGGCGAGAAATCTTTGGCTGACGGGTCAGTCTTCGGAAGCGGAGCGCGTCGCCAATGACGCCATTGAAAGCGCACGCTTGCTGTGTCATCCGGCCACTCAGTGCGTTACGCTGCTGTGGGCGGGAGAAGTTTTCGCGTGGGCAGAGAACTGGTCGAGACTGAACGAAATAACAGATGAGTTCGATGCCATCGTCAAGGTGAATAGATTCACACCATACCGTTACGTGGCGCTCGGGCTTCGCGGTCAGCTTTTGTATTCCGAAGGCCGGTTCGAGGAAAGCATTTCACTACTGGAAGACTGCCTGGATGGCATGATGAAGTGCCAATACACGATGACGGCGTCGGTGTTCAGGAATTCGCTGGCAATGGCGCTATGCGAAAGCACCGATACCCTGCGCGCGATTCTGGTCTGCGAGGAAGCGATCAAAGCAATCGAGCTGCACGGCGATGAGTTGTACCTTCCGCCGCTGCTCATGACCAAAGCTCGTGCTCTTCGTCTTGAAGGAGATCACGACGCGAGCGCTGCATGCTCGCGTCGTGCGTTTCTTTTGGCGAGGAAGCAAGGCGCAACCGCGTACGAGTCGCAAATCAGGCAATGCGGTTCATGTGATGTCTGGACTGACTAGAAGCGGCGCATCTGTCGATGTACATGCTAGCTGACTGGACGAAAGAATATATGCGTTCGATGTCCGCATGAAATTCCCCAACGCAACAGGGCATAGCGAGCAGTTCTTCGTCCACGCGAGGCCGGTTATGATTTTGGGCCGTGCATTCGATTTGCCATGATTTGCCTCGGGTTGGACTGACGCGTGCTCTGGCGGGCGGAGCATCCGCCGTGTGAGTGTGCGTTTGTCACGTGTGATGTCTTCAACTGCATCCTTGCTAGCGATAGCAATCGTGTTCATTTCATTGTTCTGGTTCGATAGCGGCTTAAGCGTTCGAGCGGGCAAGTGGCAACGGCGGTTTCCATGTTGCCGGAAGGACAACAATCAAGTGGCGTTCGCCCCTGCCATCAGGCACGAAGTGTGACTGCAGATAAAAAGGGCAAGCACAGCAGTGCTTGCCCTTACTTGCCTTCTTTCGACACGGTTTAGCTCTGGATGAACGCCAGAAGATCCGCGTTGAATTTCTCCTTGTGCGTGTCCGTCAAACCATGCGGCGCGCCTGGATAGACAATCAGCTTCGAGTCCCGGATCAGCTTCGCGGACGCACGCCCTGCTGCGTCAATGGGTACGATCTGGTCGTCGTCGCCATGGACGATCAGCGTGGGAACGTCGATCTTCTTCAGGTCTTCGGTAAAGTCCGTTTGCGCAAACGCCGCGATCGAATCGTAGGTGTTCTTGTGGCCGCCTTGCATGCCCTGCATCCACCACGAATCGATCAGACCGTGCGACGGCTTGGCGCCCGGACGATTGAAGCCGTAGAACGGACCCGCCGGCACGTCTTTGTAGAACTGCGAGCGGTTTGCCAGTTGCGCTGCGCGCAGACCATCGAATACGTCGATGGGCAATCCACCGGGATTCGCAGGCGTTTTCAGCATCAACGGCGGCACAGCGGAAACGAGCACGACTTTGGAAACACGCTTCGTGCCATGCCGGCCGAGATAGCGTGCCACTTCTCCGCCGCCTGTAGAAAAGCCCACCAGAATGGCATCCTTCAGACCGAGCGTCTCGAAGACGGTGGCGAGATCGTCCGCATAGGTGTCCATGTCGTTGCCATTCCAGGGCTGGCTCGAACGGCCATGTCCGCGACGATCATGCGCGACGGCACGATAACCGTGTGACGCCACGAACATCATCTGCGATTCCCAGCTATCTGAGCTGAGCGGCCAGCCATGACAGAACACGACGGGGCGGCCGGCGCCCCAATCCTTGTAGTACAGCTGTGTGCCGTCTTTCGTCGCGATGTAGCTCGCCGGATGTTGGCCATGAGGCTTCGAGACGCCTGACGACGCGCCCGGCTGCGCTGCCTGCAGCGCGCCCGGAATCAACGATGCCGCCAGGCCGCCAGCGGCTGCGGCGCTGCCGATCAAAATGTTTCGGCGCGCGGGATTCTGCTTCTGATTACTGTTTTTCGACATAGTCATTGCCCTTGTTTTAATGCCTTGCTTCAAATGCACTACCCATTAAATCTTCAGCTCATCGGTGCCCTTAGCGTGTTCGCGAGAATCATGTCGAACGCGTTTCTCGGTAGCGCGCCGGCTCGCTGTAGCGGCCGGAACACCGGGTCGCCGCGTCGAACGGGCACACCCGTCAGACCGCAAATGCCTGACGTGCGCGCGAAGCCTGCGCGCCACGTCTGATCTTCGAACCTGCCCAGCGTCGAATCGCTCCACGTAACCAGAATCGTGCAGGTGGTCTGCCACTCGATGCGGCGGATCGATGAAGCGTTGGCCATCGCGGTGGTCATCGGACTGCAGCGTTCGCGCGGCCCGCGCACTGCGGATGCGGGATTCTGCTGCGCGGCGAATCGGCCGCGACCTCGCAATCCGTTGACTATCTGGAACCATGGATCGATTCTGTTCATTTCCAACCTCTCTACGATGTGGCGACCTGCGTCACGACTCGCTCGTCTCGCCAGCCACGACGAGCGCGACGACATTCACGATGCCCTGCCTTGCCATCTTCGTGTACGGGCAAAACCGCTCGGTTTTGCGAACCAGCTCTTCGGCGACGGCACGATCGACGCCGGGCAGATGGACACGCGTATGCGCGCTCAGCACGAACAGGCCATCCATCGGGTCCCGGCCGAAGTCGACGGTGACATCGACTGACGCGTCGCGAATGCGAACCGCAGAGCGCGACGCCAACAGACTGAGCGCGCCGTGAAAACAGGCCGCATACCCCGCGGCGAATAACTGCTCCGGATTGGTTCCTCCACCGGGTCCGCCAAGCGCTTTCGGCATGCGTAGTTCGACGTCGAGCTGCCCGTCGTCCGAGCGCGCGATACCCGACGCGCGTCCATGACCCGTGCCGCCACCCGTGACGGTGACCGTGGTTGAATACAGGACGTGAGGCTCTTGTCCGGAATACTTGTCGAGTAGCGTCAATGGCGGTGGGCGTAGCGTTGTCATTCGTTTCGGTGTGTAGTGGCGGCTTGTTTCGACGCGCGCTCATTCTGCGCAGGGTGAATCGTAGGGGGAAGCGACGGCGTGCAGAAGACTCGCGGAGGGGAGCATGGTGTTGCATCCGGAACATCAATCGGGACGCTCTCGAATTTGGGGCCGTGATGGAGTTGAGTCAATTGATTCAGGCGTTCGCCCGTACAGTGTCATTCTGTGAAAGATTGACTTCCAAGATAATTCGGATGACAAACTATATGGGGCGTATCGAACGAATGCCTTGAGACGGAAGAAGCACGCCGCTAACCCGTGTGCAATCCGAACGAGCGTATCAGTTCCGCAACCAGCCGTTCAGCCTCGTCGCGATCGCGGACGTTCGTGAATCCCATCAGCAGGCCGCGCCGTCCGGGCGCGCCGTTGCGCCATGTCGTGAGGGCATGCACGGCGAAGCCCGCGTTGCGGGCGCGACTGGCCAGCACGACGTCGTCGAGATCGTCGCGTACGTCGACGAGAAGATGCATGCCGCCGTCTTGCAAATGAACGACGAAGCCTTCGGCGGCGTAGGGCGCGAGCGCTTCGGCCAGCAGTGCACGGCGTCGGGCGTATAGCGTTCGCATCCGCTTGATATGCCGGGAGAAGTGGCCTTCGCTGATGAACTCGGCAACAGCCGCCTGCAGCAATTCGGGGCAACCGCCATGCGTGGTACGCCTGCACGCCAGTTCGAACTGCGGAACGAGGCTTTGCGCGACGACCACAAACGAAAGCCGCAGCCCCGGAAACAGCACCTTGCTCAACGTGCCGCAATAGATCACCCGGCCGCCCGAGTCCATGCTTTTCAGCGCCGGTAATGGATGGCCGCGATACCGGTACTCGCCGTCGTAGTCATCTTCGACGATCCACGCGTCACGCTCGCCCGCCCAATCGAGAAGTTCGACGCGCCGCTGTAACGGCAACGCGACGCCCGTTGGACTCTGATGCGACGGCGTGACGACGGCGAGCCGCGCGTTGGGGAAGTGCGCGCGTCCATAGGCGACGTCGATGCCGTGTTGATCCACGGATACATCGCAGACGGGCAGGCCGAGTCGCTTCAGCGTTTGCGCAGTGGGCGGATAGCCCGGATGCTCGACCCAGGCGCTTTCGCGTGCAAGGCCGAGGGCGTCGACGGTCAACGCGAGGCTTGCGGTATAGGCGGGCACGATGAAGACCTGGCCCGCATCCGCGTCGATGCCGCGCGAGCGGTGCAGATAGGCAGCCAGCGCCTCGCGCAACGGCATGTAACCGGCGGGCGCGGGCTTGGTGAGCGATCCCGCCTTGCGAACTTGCCGCGCCATCAGTCCCGCCCAGAGCTTTCGCGGGAATTCGTCGAGCGCGGGCAGCCCCATCTGAAACGGTGCGGGACTGCCGCCATCCACTTCGATGATGTTGTCGGGCGCGCCCTCTGCGGGCAGCGGAGGCGCGGAGACAGCAGGTTTCTTCGCGCGAGCAGGCTGCGCCGGGGCCGTGTGTTCCGAGACGAACGTCCCTGCCGGACCACGGGCAACGAGGTAGCCCTCGCCGAGCAGGCGGTCGTAGGCGACCTGCACGGTGCCGCGAGCCACGCCCAGTTCGGTCGCCAACGCCCGCAAGGACGACACCTTCTGGCCGGGGCTGAGTTGTCCCTGCTCGATCATCGCGCGAAACCGCGCATAGATCTGCTCGTGGATGGGGGGAGCGCCGGGTTTCGCCCGGGCTGCTGGCTGTGTCATGGCCTGGTCTAAAGCAGGAAAAATGGCCCTGTTGGCTGGGTCATCGAACGACGACACTGAAGCCTACACCAACCCCTCTCCATCGGCATCATGACTGTCACACTGACCCTCCGACATGCCGAAACAGATGCCGATGTGATGGCCTGTTTCGACGTCATGCATCAACTGCGTCCCCAATTGAGTTCGCCCGAAGATTTCGCCGCGCGTGTCGCGCTGCAACGCGCACAGGGTTATCGCCTGCTAGGCGTTTGGGAAAACGGCAAGGCCGTAGCGCTGGCCGGCTATCGGCGCATCGACAACCTGATTCACGGTCGCTTCATCTACGTCGACGATCTGATCACGGACGAGGCGGGACGCGGCCATGGTCATGGCGAACGCCTGCTCGCCGAACTGGGCACGCTGGGCCGCGCGGAAGACTGCCAGCGTCTCGTGCTCGATACGGCGCTCGCCAACGCGCTCGCGCAACGCTTCTATTTCCGCTGCGGCCTGCTTGCCCGCGGCCTTCACTTCAGCATGGAGCTGGCATGAACAGCCTCAAGGTGTTGCTGCTCGATTGCAGCCCCCGGCGCGACAACTCGACGAGCCGGCACTTCACCCGTCAGTTGCTGCCTGCCATGGCCGAGCGACTGGGGCGGGACGTTCAGATCACGCGGCGCGATCTTGGCACGCAACCGCTGCCGCCCATCACGGAAGCGCACGCCGAATCGCTCGTGCTGCCCGGCGCCGTTGCGAAAGAGCGGTTTGGCGAGGCGCTCGCTGTATCGGACGAACTGATTCGTGAACTGGATCAGGCGGACATGCTCTGGATCTCGACGCCCGTGCACAACTTCACGGTGCCTGCCGTGCTCAAGAACTGGATCGATCACGTGGTGCGTATCGACGTGACGTTCGCCTCGGGCGCGAACGGCAAGGTCGGCTTGCTGCGCGACCGTCCGACCTTCGTTGCCGTGACCGCTGGCGGCGCGATGTTCCGAGAGCCTGCTTATCAGCCGGATTTCTTTCGACCGTATCTGTCGGCCGTGCTCGGCGTGATCGGACTCAAGGACGTCAGGTTCATGCATGCGGCTGGCCTCGCATCGACGGACGAGCCGCTTGCGCTCGTCGAGGAAAAGGCCGCGCAGTGGCTGCGCGACAACCCACAGCGCCACGCGTCACCCGAATCCAACATTTCTTCCATCGCTTAACCATTACTTTCTGGAGTTCATCATGAATGCACCTCGTCTCGCGTGGACCACGCTCGCACCCGTCCAGTTCAAGTCGTTGTATGCCGTCAGCCAGTCGCTGGCCGAGTCGTCGCTTGGCAGCAAGCTGATCGAACTCGTGCAGTCGCGCGTGTCACAAATCAACGGCTGCGCCTACTGTCTCGACATGCATACGCGCGAACTGCGCAAGGGCGGCGAATCGTGGCAGCGTCTGAGCGTGCTGTCGGCCTGGCGCGAGACCCACTTCTTCACCGCCAAAGAGCAGGCCGCGCTGGCGTGGGCCGAATCCTTGACGTCCCTGCCTGATGGCCATGCGGATCGAGAAGTCGAATATCAGGCATTGCGCGAGCGCTTTAGCGATGGCGAAATCGTCGAATTGACGTGGG
Coding sequences within:
- a CDS encoding PLP-dependent aminotransferase family protein translates to MNDRCDALAGTNRRERSTIVWSLPLGTPDPKEGLQRWLYEALRLAIISGRLPGDSVLPGTRTLAQQYNLARGTVAAAYEQLLSEGYLVTRTGSGTRVSAVLPDQRHPAKPISAPSTAANAGFSRASHAPWIKRLRENDPPFPLSGTNALPQPFFPHRGDIRLFPIDLWRQLHVRQLRPSRLLTLNDTSPAGLPALRAAIADHLAIARGVRVPLEQIVVIGSVQHALDLCMRLLTGPGDTVWMEDPGYVGARQIMHASGAHVVDVPVDHDGLRVHDGIRDAPSAALVYVTPTRHAPLGVPLSNERRAALLRWAAANGTIIFEDDYDSEYCFRSHPLPALRSLPDADQHVVLAGTFSKLMFPSLRLAYAVLPPRLVEPFVRAASLTVRSANGLTQAVLADFLGEGHFDRHVRRTRKIYARRAHAFERAAQDHWQDLIEVQPAIAGLDVIGRLHSVDEHTAVQKLRAAGIDAAPLGRYTQRHRHQPGLVMGFAPFNEEEIERAAQQVAAVLRKSE
- a CDS encoding TetR/AcrR family transcriptional regulator, giving the protein MLEAAVQIVTADGPRALTTTRVARRSGFAVGTIYQYFANKDELMDAMVRRHVDHVVCFLAIACRDAQGECLEEMIDALANAFIAANAERPREVHAIHAVWAKIGKAALLHEGSARLHQATLDMISSVNEMQAARQETISHALASILIGMLLVLFERGMDEALMAVMREQLSRVPIAEAIDGHDRLTNYSTPHVANVVT
- a CDS encoding DMT family transporter; translation: MRPYIAAFTAIILWSAFATLSMPLRHLPPLLVTGLALVAGSLVTLRHISAWKVRWSTFIFGSGCLFLYHFCLLKSFTYGSVPVANLINYTWPFLLVLMSSVCSGRKRGCFAELTCCAIGFSGCAVLVLQPMTNGTFEARNSIGYGFAAAAALIWAGYTFLIPRFEAHSAWAVGGFCAASGLAALAVHAVAGPSVDLSARDVAWIAAIGVGPLGIAFVAWNHASRFCDLGLLGSISYLCPPLSLVILRIADPAAVIDWMTLAISMLMSVCGIFMSQHWRREALSS
- a CDS encoding LysR family transcriptional regulator, which gives rise to MESTMRNHSGSPPEEVMDTLSAGFTTSYAAVMTFIAVAKEESFAKAGDRLGIGRSSVSRNIQKLEQQLGTKLFSRTTRSVGLTAEGEIFYESCKPGIDGILNAIERMRDLRGGPPRGLLRISSTVGFGRKVVAPLLSRFRSLYPEVSIDLMLCDSPANFTSDGIDIAFRNGRVDDSQIIARRIIPMHMLLCASPEYVLENGLPMEIQDLPRHRAINFRFSSGRIYEWEFKVAGDLIKHAPTAHLTFNDADLVLNAVLDGHGIAQVAGYQACDHIATGRLIACMNQYAPDDRSHFLCYLSKQHMPSRMRLFIDFMLEQIRMLNLQCAVDDIVTSTSRRSAQ
- a CDS encoding nuclear transport factor 2 family protein, whose translation is MRDRANRIRKTAQQDAQVIASFLLALNNADASAMAALFRDDALVNDQLRDFWGRPEIEAWIAREVIVDNLRIEVLQMSQHYRVTTVVGAVTGTFDARGLPNPLIVNLHFSLFNGKIARLFILLNRQVDTFPDVRSRTLKAI